The genome window ATGCCATCGGTTTGGTGTTTTACCCGCACAGCCCGCGGGCCGTGAACACCGGCCAAGCCCTTGAGATCCTAGCGGGATTGCCGCCGTTCCTGACGCGGGTGGGCTTGTTCGTGGATACGGGAGAAGACGAGATCCGCGCGGTCTTGAAGCACGTCGCCCTCGATGTGTTGCAGTTCCACGGTGATGAACTTCCGGAGTATTGCCGGAGCTTCGGGAAACCCTATGTGAAGGCTATCCGTGTCCGGGAGGGGGTCGATTTACACGCGCTCTGCCGGATTTACGCGGATGCGAGTGCCTTGCTGCTGGACAGTTTTGTCACCGGATTGCCGGGGGGCACCGGACAGACATTCGACTGGGCAGCGATTCCGGAACAGTTGGAGAAACCGATTATCTTGGCAGGAGGATTAAGTCCTGATAATGTCGCATCGGCGATCGCGGCTGCCCGACCCTACGCCGTGGATGTGAGCGGGGGGGTGGAGAGGGCCGGGGGAATCAAAGACGAGGAAAAACTACGGCGATTCATGCGCACGGTTCGGGATGCAAGGCTCGGTTGACATGATAAGCAAGGCAATGGCGGACGCCCGTCTCAGCGACACGCTTCCGGATCGGCGCGGGCATTTCGGCGTCTATGGCGGCCGCTTCGTTGCCGAAACCTTGATGAAGCCATTGCAGGAGCTCGAGGACGCCTATCAGAGATTTCGCCGCGATCCGGAGTTTGTCGCCGAGATCGATGCCGATCTCGCGCATTATGTGGGCAGACCTTCCCCGCTTTACTTAGCCGAGCGCTGGACGCAACGTTTAGGCGGGGCACGGATATTTCTAAAGCGCGAAGATCTGAACCACACCGGTGCTCACAAGATCAACAACACCGTGGGGCAGGCCGTACTCGCGCGCCGCATGAATAAGCACCGTATCATCGCCGAGACGGGCGCCGGCCAACATGGGGTGGCGACGGCCACGGTCGCGGCGCGCGCGGGTGTGGAGTGCGTCGTCTATATGGGCTCGGAAGACATCCAACGGCAGGCGATCAATGTCTACCGCATGAAGCTCTTGGGAGCGAGCGTCATACCGGTGGAATCGGGATCCAAGACGCTCAAGGATGCGCTCAACGAAGCCCTCCGCGATTGGGTGACGAACGTCGATAGCACGTTTTATATCATCGGCACGGTGGCGGGCCCGCATCCCTATCCGATGCTGGTGCGTGACTTCCAAGCCGTGATCGGGCGTGAGGCGCGCGCCCAGTGTCAAGAACGAACCGGCCGCATGCCGGACGCCTTGATTGCCTGCGTGGGAGGCGGCTCCAACGCCATGGGATTGTTTTTCCCGTTTTTCGAGGATCATTCCGTGGCCTTATACGGGGTCGAAGCCGCCGGTGACGGATTAGAGACCGGACGCCATGCGGCCTCCTTGTGCGCCGGCCGCCCGGGCGTCTTACACGGAAACCGCACCTATCTCCTGGAAGATACCAACGGTCAAATCATCGAAACCCATTCCATTTCGGCCGGGCTCGACTACCCGGGGGTGGGTCCCGAGCACGCGTGGTTAAAGGACACGGGGCGTGCTAGCTACGTAGCGATCACCGATGCGGAAGCCCTCGCGGCTTTCCATGATCTGACGCGCATCGAAGGCATCATTCCGGCCCTGGAGTCATCCCACGC of Pseudomonadota bacterium contains these proteins:
- a CDS encoding phosphoribosylanthranilate isomerase produces the protein MTRTQKIPTARVRIKICGITRGCDAWAATEHGADAIGLVFYPHSPRAVNTGQALEILAGLPPFLTRVGLFVDTGEDEIRAVLKHVALDVLQFHGDELPEYCRSFGKPYVKAIRVREGVDLHALCRIYADASALLLDSFVTGLPGGTGQTFDWAAIPEQLEKPIILAGGLSPDNVASAIAAARPYAVDVSGGVERAGGIKDEEKLRRFMRTVRDARLG
- the trpB gene encoding tryptophan synthase subunit beta — encoded protein: MISKAMADARLSDTLPDRRGHFGVYGGRFVAETLMKPLQELEDAYQRFRRDPEFVAEIDADLAHYVGRPSPLYLAERWTQRLGGARIFLKREDLNHTGAHKINNTVGQAVLARRMNKHRIIAETGAGQHGVATATVAARAGVECVVYMGSEDIQRQAINVYRMKLLGASVIPVESGSKTLKDALNEALRDWVTNVDSTFYIIGTVAGPHPYPMLVRDFQAVIGREARAQCQERTGRMPDALIACVGGGSNAMGLFFPFFEDHSVALYGVEAAGDGLETGRHAASLCAGRPGVLHGNRTYLLEDTNGQIIETHSISAGLDYPGVGPEHAWLKDTGRASYVAITDAEALAAFHDLTRIEGIIPALESSHALAFAAKLAPRMEREQIIIVNLSGRGDKDIHTVATRAGITL